In Polynucleobacter sp. AP-Ainpum-60-G11, one DNA window encodes the following:
- a CDS encoding biopolymer transporter ExbD — protein sequence MSFNLQNDQEESGIMAEINMTPMVDVMLVLLIIFIITLPVIQQAVKVELPKANSVRNEVKPESVQLSIDAKGQIFWNSTPIDLKTFDGYAEKAAQKEPQPEINLRADKSVKYEYVAQVLAASRRAGLTKLGFVTEPN from the coding sequence ATGTCCTTTAATCTTCAGAACGATCAAGAGGAAAGCGGCATCATGGCCGAAATCAACATGACACCAATGGTGGACGTCATGTTGGTGCTCTTAATTATTTTCATCATTACTTTGCCAGTGATTCAGCAGGCGGTTAAGGTTGAGCTACCCAAAGCAAATAGCGTACGTAACGAAGTAAAGCCAGAATCAGTACAACTCTCGATTGATGCTAAAGGTCAAATATTTTGGAATAGCACGCCGATTGATTTGAAGACGTTTGATGGCTATGCTGAAAAAGCCGCTCAAAAAGAACCGCAACCTGAAATCAATTTGCGCGCAGATAAATCTGTGAAGTATGAATACGTTGCTCAAGTCCTAGCTGCATCACGTCGAGCAGGTTTAACAAAGTTGGGGTTTGTAACAGAGCCTAACTAA
- a CDS encoding penicillin acylase family protein: MKISTANPGLKTLFRAVFWLSLVAFVFIAGVSLFYLLSAQTNPSGKRIIKTLGDSVSITFDESDIPHIQAKTSTDALFALGYLHASERSWQMEINRRLSSGRLSEILGKETLAIDRFIRTLGIKNAAEKQFDRYPIATKRLLQSYADGVNAGNNHLGWALPVEYFLTGSKPGHWSPTDSVAWMLMMALDLGGNWHKELQRLELSQFLTTKQVWEVMPAYTPDEPVSNVDFAKMYQDIKVFNPNPLTRDQKSKKLPATELTINEVPGGKDGIGSNNWALNGKLTASGKPLLANDPHLGLSAPAIWYMAHLEAPGLNVIGATLPGIPAVVLGRTDKFVWSFTNTGPDVQDLYIEELDAKNPGLYRGPEGPLPFKVRQEMIDIKGELPLRFLVKETRHGPVISESYARAKRAIDTDRFVLALRWTALDVENQSVAGLLDMNHAKDLDTFKQALRKNYAPMQNVVMADIDGNISFQVAGVAPKRTLHHGLYGVAPALGWEKQYDWTGYVPFDQLPSSNNPDTNWLATANQKILAHNDPNPLTGDWDLPTRYDRIVELIKGKSVHDFASMKSMQADTLSLGATPLLELFKSVQSTHPLAQEAIELSKNFDGDMKIDSASALIFNAWADQLSRKLFSRLGYLFTENYGARSFRHPLILQIQNPNSPWCNDPQTEQIESCADASNAAFGKALEQLSGQFGNNPKNWAWGNAHIAVSEHRPLSKVPLLGSFFNLTQAFPGDSFSVNVGRLELLRADNPFETKQAPSLRTIYDLSDLDQSLFINQTGQSGWVQNKLYRNMSALWARNEYLPLQMKPQKTSRQLDLNIKEK; encoded by the coding sequence ATGAAAATATCCACAGCAAATCCAGGTCTTAAAACCCTATTTAGAGCCGTCTTTTGGCTAAGCTTAGTGGCTTTTGTCTTCATTGCTGGAGTAAGCCTATTTTATTTGCTCTCGGCTCAAACCAATCCTTCTGGCAAGCGAATTATCAAAACTTTGGGGGATTCTGTCTCGATCACTTTTGATGAGAGCGATATTCCCCACATTCAGGCAAAAACCTCTACTGATGCACTCTTTGCCTTAGGCTATTTACATGCCAGCGAACGCTCCTGGCAAATGGAAATTAATCGCCGACTATCAAGTGGTCGCCTCTCTGAAATTCTTGGAAAAGAAACCTTGGCAATCGATCGATTTATTCGGACGCTGGGCATTAAGAATGCCGCTGAGAAACAGTTTGATCGCTACCCCATTGCTACCAAGCGCTTGCTGCAATCCTATGCAGATGGGGTCAATGCCGGCAACAATCACCTTGGGTGGGCGCTTCCAGTTGAATACTTTTTAACTGGATCCAAACCAGGTCATTGGTCACCCACCGATAGCGTAGCGTGGATGTTGATGATGGCACTCGATCTGGGTGGTAATTGGCATAAAGAATTGCAACGTCTAGAGCTCTCCCAGTTTTTAACTACGAAGCAAGTATGGGAAGTCATGCCGGCATATACGCCAGATGAGCCAGTGAGCAATGTTGACTTTGCCAAAATGTATCAAGACATTAAGGTTTTTAATCCCAATCCACTGACACGAGATCAAAAGTCCAAGAAGCTACCAGCCACTGAATTGACTATTAACGAAGTTCCAGGTGGAAAGGACGGCATTGGTTCCAATAACTGGGCTCTGAACGGCAAGCTGACCGCATCCGGAAAACCTCTGCTGGCCAACGACCCTCATCTAGGCTTATCGGCACCTGCAATTTGGTACATGGCTCATTTGGAGGCTCCAGGTCTGAATGTCATTGGCGCAACCCTTCCTGGCATTCCGGCTGTGGTGTTGGGCAGAACTGATAAGTTCGTATGGAGCTTTACCAATACCGGCCCAGATGTACAAGATTTGTATATAGAAGAGTTAGATGCAAAAAACCCCGGTCTATATCGGGGCCCAGAAGGTCCACTCCCCTTTAAAGTTCGCCAAGAAATGATCGATATCAAAGGCGAGCTTCCTCTTCGCTTTTTGGTCAAAGAGACTCGGCATGGCCCAGTGATTTCTGAATCTTATGCACGAGCCAAACGGGCAATAGATACTGATCGATTTGTCCTGGCTTTGCGCTGGACTGCGCTGGATGTTGAAAACCAATCCGTTGCCGGCTTACTGGATATGAATCACGCCAAGGACTTGGATACATTCAAGCAAGCACTCCGCAAAAACTACGCGCCAATGCAAAACGTAGTGATGGCTGATATCGATGGCAATATTTCTTTTCAGGTGGCAGGTGTTGCACCCAAGCGTACTTTGCATCATGGGCTATATGGGGTAGCACCAGCACTGGGCTGGGAGAAGCAATATGACTGGACTGGATACGTTCCCTTTGACCAGTTACCTAGCAGCAATAACCCAGACACAAATTGGCTTGCCACTGCTAATCAAAAAATATTAGCCCACAATGATCCAAATCCACTCACTGGTGACTGGGATCTACCAACTCGCTACGACAGAATTGTGGAGTTAATTAAAGGCAAATCAGTACATGACTTTGCTTCCATGAAGTCCATGCAAGCAGATACCCTCTCTTTGGGTGCAACGCCATTATTGGAATTATTTAAGTCGGTTCAATCAACCCACCCTCTGGCGCAAGAAGCTATTGAACTCAGCAAAAACTTTGATGGCGATATGAAAATCGACAGCGCTAGCGCCCTGATTTTTAATGCTTGGGCTGATCAGTTGTCTCGCAAACTATTTTCACGTTTGGGTTATTTGTTTACAGAAAATTATGGTGCACGTAGCTTTAGGCATCCACTGATATTGCAAATACAAAATCCCAATAGCCCTTGGTGTAACGACCCCCAAACTGAACAGATCGAAAGTTGTGCCGATGCCTCCAATGCTGCATTTGGTAAAGCCCTGGAGCAGCTGAGCGGGCAGTTTGGTAACAATCCTAAAAATTGGGCTTGGGGTAATGCGCACATTGCAGTTTCAGAGCATCGTCCTTTGAGCAAGGTCCCGCTACTGGGAAGTTTCTTCAACCTAACGCAAGCTTTTCCTGGAGATAGCTTTAGTGTCAATGTGGGACGCCTTGAACTTCTCAGGGCAGACAATCCTTTTGAAACCAAGCAGGCTCCCAGCCTTCGCACGATCTACGACCTGTCTGATTTAGATCAATCCCTATTTATCAATCAAACTGGACAATCTGGCTGGGTACAGAACAAGCTCTACCGCAATATGAGCGCGCTTTGGGCTCGTAATGAATACCTCCCCTTGCAAATGAAACCCCAAAAGACTAGTCGACAGCTGGATCTGAATATTAAGGAAAAATGA
- the acs gene encoding acetate--CoA ligase has product MEPLMQENRVFNPPADFVKSAAIPGMEAYNKLCAEANSDYDGFWGRLAKENIFWKKPFTKVLDESKAPFYKWFEDGTTNASYNCLDRQVENGLGNKTAIIFEADDGSVTNVTYQDLLDRVCKMANALRKMGIKSGDSVIIYMAMTIEGIVAMQACARIGAIHSVVFGGFSAQALRDRIIDVGAVAVITADGQFRGGKSLPLKAICDEALSTGECGKVKHVIVNKRTGSDITMTAGRDVWMQEIVANESTTCEPEWVSAEHPLFILYTSGSTGKPKGVQHSTGGYLLWAILTMKWTFDIKPNDVFWCTADIGWVTGHSYITYGPLAVGATEIVFEGVPTYPNAGRFWDMIQKHKATIFYTAPTAIRSLIKASSNDPAVHPKSYDLSSLRLLGSVGEPINPEAWMWYYENVGGSRCPIADTFWQTETGGHMISPLPGATPMIPGSCTLPLPGIQAAIVDEAGVDVPNGQGGILVVKRPWPSMIRTIWNDPDRFVKSYFPEELGGTLYLAGDGAIRNKETGYFTITGRIDDVLNVSGHRMGTMEIESCLVANPLVAEAAVVGRPDDMTGEAICVFVVLKGGRPTGDEAKKIATELRNWVGKEIGPIAKPKDVRFGDNLPKTRSGKIMRRLLRVIAKGEEVTQDTSTLENPAILEQLKESV; this is encoded by the coding sequence ATGGAACCATTGATGCAAGAAAACCGCGTATTTAACCCACCAGCAGACTTTGTTAAATCTGCCGCCATTCCTGGAATGGAAGCTTACAACAAGCTTTGTGCTGAAGCTAATAGTGATTATGACGGTTTCTGGGGTCGTCTTGCAAAAGAAAACATTTTCTGGAAAAAGCCTTTTACTAAAGTTCTTGATGAATCCAAAGCGCCTTTCTACAAGTGGTTTGAGGATGGCACAACCAATGCTTCGTACAACTGTTTAGATCGCCAAGTTGAAAATGGTCTTGGTAATAAGACTGCGATTATTTTTGAAGCTGATGATGGTTCAGTTACCAATGTAACTTACCAAGATTTGTTGGATCGCGTTTGCAAAATGGCAAATGCACTTCGCAAAATGGGCATCAAGTCTGGTGATAGCGTCATTATTTATATGGCAATGACTATCGAAGGCATTGTTGCGATGCAGGCTTGTGCCCGTATCGGCGCAATCCACTCTGTAGTGTTTGGCGGATTCTCTGCTCAAGCCTTGCGTGACCGCATTATTGACGTAGGTGCAGTTGCAGTGATTACTGCTGATGGACAATTCCGTGGCGGCAAGTCATTGCCCTTAAAAGCCATTTGTGATGAGGCACTCTCAACAGGCGAGTGCGGCAAGGTTAAGCATGTCATCGTAAACAAGCGTACTGGCAGTGATATCACCATGACAGCGGGTCGTGATGTTTGGATGCAAGAGATTGTTGCTAATGAATCCACTACTTGCGAGCCAGAGTGGGTTAGCGCTGAGCATCCACTGTTTATTCTTTATACATCAGGTTCAACAGGTAAACCAAAGGGTGTGCAGCACTCTACAGGTGGCTACCTCTTGTGGGCGATTCTCACAATGAAGTGGACCTTTGACATTAAGCCAAATGATGTCTTCTGGTGTACTGCTGACATCGGCTGGGTAACAGGTCACTCCTATATTACTTATGGCCCACTCGCAGTTGGCGCTACTGAGATCGTATTTGAAGGTGTTCCAACTTATCCGAATGCTGGACGTTTCTGGGACATGATCCAAAAACACAAAGCAACAATTTTCTATACAGCTCCAACTGCAATTCGCTCATTGATTAAGGCATCTAGCAATGATCCAGCAGTGCATCCAAAGAGCTATGACTTATCTTCATTGCGTCTCTTGGGTTCTGTAGGTGAGCCAATTAATCCAGAAGCATGGATGTGGTACTACGAGAATGTGGGTGGCTCACGTTGCCCAATCGCAGATACCTTCTGGCAAACCGAAACTGGTGGCCATATGATTTCACCATTACCAGGTGCGACTCCGATGATCCCGGGTTCTTGCACATTGCCATTGCCAGGTATTCAGGCGGCGATTGTGGATGAGGCTGGTGTAGATGTTCCGAATGGTCAAGGCGGCATCTTGGTTGTTAAGCGTCCTTGGCCTTCCATGATTCGTACAATCTGGAATGATCCGGATCGTTTCGTGAAGTCGTATTTCCCAGAAGAGTTGGGCGGCACCTTGTATCTAGCCGGTGACGGCGCAATCCGCAATAAAGAAACTGGTTACTTCACGATTACTGGTCGTATCGATGACGTGTTGAACGTTTCTGGTCATCGCATGGGCACGATGGAAATCGAATCTTGCTTGGTTGCTAACCCATTGGTTGCTGAAGCTGCGGTAGTTGGTCGTCCTGATGACATGACTGGTGAAGCAATTTGTGTATTCGTGGTGCTCAAAGGCGGTCGCCCAACAGGTGATGAAGCCAAGAAGATCGCGACCGAGTTGCGTAACTGGGTAGGTAAAGAGATTGGACCGATTGCTAAACCTAAGGACGTACGCTTTGGTGATAACTTACCTAAGACCCGTTCTGGCAAGATCATGCGTCGCTTGCTGCGAGTGATTGCTAAAGGTGAAGAGGTTACTCAAGATACTTCAACCCTCGAGAATCCAGCAATTTTGGAGCAGCTCAAAGAGTCTGTTTAA
- a CDS encoding YciI family protein: MIFAILLMDRPGTAELRIQVRPEHRAYLGQLADKMAFAGPLTSEDGKTTVGSLLVMDFPSKADVEAWLANEPFTKAGVYEKPVIHAFNNGWTQKVGFPPAV, translated from the coding sequence ATGATCTTTGCAATCCTTTTAATGGATCGTCCTGGTACTGCAGAGTTACGCATCCAAGTGCGACCAGAGCATCGCGCCTATTTAGGTCAGCTGGCCGACAAGATGGCTTTTGCTGGCCCATTAACATCGGAAGATGGCAAGACCACGGTTGGTAGTTTGTTGGTGATGGATTTTCCGAGTAAGGCAGACGTTGAGGCCTGGTTGGCAAATGAGCCCTTCACTAAAGCAGGTGTCTACGAAAAACCAGTCATTCATGCATTTAATAATGGATGGACGCAAAAGGTGGGATTCCCGCCGGCAGTCTAA
- a CDS encoding phasin family protein produces the protein MFQNQLNDQLSQAQAKAVENAKYLAQVAVESAKELAEINQAAAKDALVVAQDASAQLLAIKDAQQLAKLAQPETAQEAAKYAAAYQAKVNKVVRNGNKEVAQVVEASIDDARADMVKFVKEATKTAPAGSEAFVSAFKTAFETSLQQFDQVRASATDAFANFEKSVDAALANMQGQYAVAKPAAKSRKAA, from the coding sequence ATGTTCCAGAATCAATTAAACGACCAACTCTCACAAGCTCAAGCTAAAGCTGTTGAAAACGCTAAGTACTTGGCTCAAGTAGCTGTTGAAAGCGCAAAAGAATTAGCCGAAATCAACCAAGCTGCTGCTAAAGATGCTTTAGTTGTTGCTCAAGATGCAAGCGCACAATTGTTGGCAATCAAAGATGCACAACAGTTAGCAAAATTGGCTCAGCCAGAAACTGCACAAGAAGCTGCTAAGTACGCTGCTGCTTACCAAGCTAAAGTAAACAAAGTTGTACGTAACGGTAACAAAGAAGTTGCTCAAGTAGTTGAAGCTTCTATTGATGACGCACGTGCTGACATGGTTAAGTTTGTTAAAGAAGCTACTAAGACAGCTCCTGCTGGTTCTGAGGCATTTGTTTCTGCATTCAAAACTGCATTTGAAACTTCACTCCAACAGTTTGACCAAGTTCGCGCTTCAGCAACTGACGCTTTCGCAAACTTTGAGAAAAGTGTTGACGCTGCATTGGCTAACATGCAAGGCCAATACGCTGTAGCTAAGCCAGCTGCTAAAAGCCGTAAAGCTGCTTAA
- the murI gene encoding glutamate racemase, with translation MALIGVFDSGVGGLSILDEALRQLPEHDYIYLADSINAPYGEKSSEWIASRSMELCQYLAAQGCDAIMVACNTATAEAIAHIRNELSHIPIIGVEPGIKPAAMQSENGVVGVLATEATLKSDKFSALLATLPNCQFIKQAGAGLVPLIEAGQANGEATLELLAEHLEPIQDAGADTLVLGCTHYPFLRKAIRKLLGDSINLIDTSDAVVRQLKRRLEAQGTHLADGKCGSIRFISSKDAELLHHMAQELMQSDLDEHAIESQLVSTF, from the coding sequence TTGGCACTCATCGGAGTTTTTGATTCTGGGGTTGGAGGCTTATCCATTTTGGATGAGGCTCTGCGCCAGCTTCCCGAGCATGACTATATTTATTTAGCAGACTCCATTAATGCGCCCTATGGAGAAAAGTCTAGCGAGTGGATTGCCTCTCGCAGCATGGAGCTCTGTCAATACTTAGCAGCTCAAGGTTGTGATGCAATTATGGTGGCATGCAATACAGCAACAGCTGAAGCCATAGCGCATATTCGCAATGAACTTAGCCATATTCCGATCATCGGCGTAGAGCCAGGAATTAAACCAGCCGCAATGCAGTCCGAAAATGGCGTAGTTGGCGTTCTTGCTACGGAAGCCACCCTGAAGAGTGATAAATTTAGCGCCCTACTAGCCACCCTTCCCAACTGTCAATTCATTAAACAAGCTGGCGCGGGCTTGGTTCCCCTAATTGAAGCAGGCCAAGCTAACGGTGAAGCAACATTGGAGCTGCTTGCTGAACATCTTGAGCCGATTCAGGATGCTGGGGCAGATACCCTGGTCTTAGGTTGCACACACTACCCCTTCTTACGAAAAGCGATACGTAAATTGCTAGGGGATTCGATCAATTTGATAGACACCAGTGATGCGGTAGTGCGCCAACTCAAAAGAAGGTTGGAGGCACAAGGCACCCATTTGGCCGATGGTAAATGTGGCTCTATTCGATTTATCAGCAGTAAAGATGCAGAACTCTTACATCACATGGCGCAAGAGCTCATGCAGTCCGACTTAGATGAGCACGCTATTGAGTCTCAATTGGTGAGCACTTTTTAA
- a CDS encoding fumarate hydratase yields MTNIKQNDLIQSVADAFQFISYYHPKDFISAMGKAYELEQGAAAKDAIAQILTNSRMCAEGHRPLCQDTGIAVVFLKIGMNVQWGDATMSVTEMVNEGVRRAYMNPDNPLRASVLTDPAGKRKNSGDNTPAVVHYEIVPGDDVEVICAAKGGGSENKAKMVMLNPSDSIVDWVLKTVPTMGAGWCPPGILGIGIGGTPEKAMLMAKESLMGPVDIQELIARGAKTRAEELRLELYEKVNKLGIGAQGLGGLATVLDIKIMEYPTHAASLPVAMIPNCAATRHVHFHLHGDGPAILEKPSLSDWPDVTWTPDTKKSKRVNLDTLTAEEVAGWKEGETLLLNGKILTGRDAAHKRIQDMLAKGEELPVSFKNRVIYYVGPVDPVGNEAVGPAGPTTSTRMDKFTEMMLAKTGLISMIGKAERGPTAIEAIKKHKSAYLMAVGGAAYLVSKAIQTAKVVGFADLGMEAIYEFDVKDMPVTVAVSSAGISMHETGPKEWQAKIGGIPVKIA; encoded by the coding sequence ATGACAAATATCAAACAAAACGACCTCATTCAAAGCGTTGCAGACGCATTCCAGTTCATTTCTTACTATCACCCAAAGGACTTCATCTCCGCCATGGGTAAGGCTTATGAGTTAGAGCAAGGAGCTGCAGCTAAGGATGCAATCGCTCAGATCTTGACCAATAGTCGGATGTGCGCAGAAGGTCATCGCCCCCTTTGCCAAGACACTGGTATCGCAGTCGTTTTCCTCAAAATTGGCATGAATGTCCAATGGGGTGACGCCACCATGAGCGTTACTGAGATGGTGAATGAGGGTGTGCGTCGGGCTTATATGAACCCAGACAACCCATTGCGCGCCTCAGTTTTGACGGATCCCGCTGGTAAACGTAAAAATTCAGGGGATAACACCCCTGCTGTCGTTCATTACGAAATCGTCCCAGGCGATGATGTTGAGGTGATTTGCGCCGCCAAAGGTGGTGGCTCCGAAAACAAAGCCAAGATGGTCATGCTTAACCCCTCCGACTCCATCGTGGACTGGGTGCTCAAGACTGTTCCAACCATGGGTGCAGGCTGGTGTCCTCCTGGCATCCTGGGTATTGGTATTGGCGGTACCCCAGAAAAAGCCATGTTGATGGCCAAGGAATCACTGATGGGTCCAGTAGATATTCAAGAATTGATCGCACGCGGCGCCAAGACTCGAGCCGAAGAACTACGCTTAGAGCTATATGAGAAGGTCAATAAGCTCGGTATTGGTGCACAAGGCCTCGGTGGTTTAGCTACTGTCCTCGATATCAAGATCATGGAATACCCAACACATGCTGCTTCCTTGCCGGTGGCGATGATCCCGAACTGTGCCGCGACCCGTCACGTACATTTCCACCTGCATGGCGATGGCCCGGCGATCTTAGAAAAGCCTTCCTTATCTGACTGGCCAGATGTGACCTGGACTCCAGACACCAAAAAATCCAAGCGTGTGAACTTGGATACCTTGACTGCCGAAGAAGTGGCCGGCTGGAAAGAAGGTGAAACACTCCTCCTCAATGGCAAAATTTTGACTGGTCGTGATGCTGCTCATAAGCGCATTCAGGACATGCTTGCTAAGGGTGAAGAATTGCCCGTCAGCTTTAAGAACCGAGTGATCTATTACGTTGGTCCAGTTGATCCAGTGGGCAACGAAGCCGTTGGTCCAGCCGGCCCGACTACATCCACCCGCATGGATAAATTCACTGAGATGATGCTTGCGAAAACAGGCTTAATCTCCATGATTGGTAAAGCAGAACGGGGTCCAACTGCAATCGAAGCAATTAAGAAACACAAGTCCGCCTATCTCATGGCAGTTGGTGGCGCTGCTTACTTAGTTTCTAAAGCGATTCAGACAGCAAAGGTAGTTGGCTTTGCTGACCTAGGTATGGAAGCCATTTATGAGTTCGATGTCAAAGATATGCCGGTGACGGTAGCCGTGAGCTCTGCAGGTATCTCTATGCATGAGACCGGCCCGAAAGAATGGCAAGCAAAGATTGGCGGAATTCCAGTCAAGATTGCTTAA
- a CDS encoding MotA/TolQ/ExbB proton channel family protein: MNTPFGLANLWLEGDAITRFVAIALLICSIVTWVILLSRFWDLRNLRKLKPELEQFWRATSYDQGLSAFTSHASNPYYQIAKAASGASTHHQSQSTNHRELLQTLNYSEWMARSLKNSIDGIAAQLQKGLTFLGSTGATAPFIGLFGTVWGIYHALIAISSSGSAQIDQVAGPIGEALIMTALGLAVAIPAVLGFNAINRANKLLLADLNRFGNDLLAYFVTGARVKSGE, translated from the coding sequence ATGAACACACCATTTGGCTTAGCAAATCTCTGGCTCGAGGGCGATGCAATTACTCGCTTTGTGGCGATTGCACTGCTCATTTGCTCGATTGTGACCTGGGTAATTTTGCTATCCCGCTTTTGGGACTTACGCAATCTGCGAAAACTGAAGCCTGAGCTCGAGCAATTTTGGCGTGCCACTTCATATGACCAAGGTCTCAGTGCATTCACTAGCCACGCCAGCAATCCTTATTACCAGATTGCCAAAGCTGCTAGTGGCGCCTCTACCCACCATCAAAGCCAATCAACTAATCATCGCGAACTCCTGCAAACATTGAATTACTCTGAGTGGATGGCAAGAAGCTTAAAGAACAGTATTGATGGCATTGCTGCCCAGCTTCAAAAAGGCCTTACCTTTTTAGGCTCAACCGGAGCAACTGCACCATTTATTGGATTGTTCGGAACCGTGTGGGGCATTTATCACGCCTTGATTGCAATCAGCAGTTCGGGTAGCGCGCAAATTGATCAAGTTGCCGGCCCTATTGGTGAAGCACTCATCATGACTGCCCTGGGTTTAGCGGTGGCGATCCCAGCCGTGCTGGGCTTTAATGCAATTAATCGCGCCAATAAATTATTGCTTGCCGATCTAAATCGTTTTGGCAATGACCTTCTTGCTTACTTTGTGACTGGCGCCCGCGTGAAGTCCGGAGAATAA
- a CDS encoding energy transducer TonB codes for MGTFLNQLNSRIPFEKTDRIIIGIVIALHLLFLIGFQSGMKPDTDNNLDDARVMANLVSPEAAKQPQAAPAAPPPKPKQEQKKKTVDEKSTQAPTPPQTQQQAPTPPTPQQSKSESQAPNATVAPATTSGSSGTPIQTDIGKLVVVYQPDADAYYPSFSKRSGEQGEVVVRLIIDESGSVEDVALLRSSSFPRLDRAATEIGRRYRFKPFVVNGSPQRISTNLLIKFNLKN; via the coding sequence ATGGGCACTTTCTTAAATCAATTGAACTCCCGAATACCATTCGAGAAAACCGATCGCATCATCATTGGCATTGTTATTGCCCTTCACCTGCTTTTTTTAATCGGCTTTCAAAGTGGTATGAAGCCGGACACTGATAACAATTTAGATGATGCGCGAGTAATGGCCAATCTCGTGAGCCCAGAGGCGGCTAAACAGCCCCAGGCCGCTCCAGCTGCGCCCCCACCAAAACCTAAACAAGAGCAAAAGAAGAAAACGGTGGATGAGAAATCCACGCAAGCACCAACTCCACCACAAACTCAGCAGCAGGCTCCCACCCCTCCCACACCTCAGCAATCTAAAAGTGAGTCACAGGCTCCGAATGCCACCGTTGCACCAGCAACCACCTCTGGATCGAGCGGCACACCCATTCAGACTGACATTGGTAAACTGGTTGTCGTCTATCAGCCTGACGCAGATGCCTACTACCCTTCTTTTTCGAAGAGATCAGGCGAGCAAGGTGAAGTAGTAGTTCGATTGATCATTGATGAGTCGGGTAGTGTTGAGGATGTTGCTTTATTACGCTCAAGCTCCTTTCCAAGATTGGATCGAGCAGCAACTGAGATCGGTCGTCGTTATCGCTTTAAACCATTTGTAGTAAATGGCTCGCCCCAAAGAATTTCTACCAACCTTTTAATTAAATTTAATTTAAAGAATTAA